The Gammaproteobacteria bacterium genome includes the window GGTTAAGGTTAATGTCTGCATAAAAAAAATCCTTTGTTGTAGGTTGGGGTGATAACCCCAACAAAAAACACTCCGATATAAAACAGACCAATTGGGAATTATTTGTTGGGGTGCATTTTTGGGAATTATTTGTTGGGGTTCGTACCTCACCCCAACCTACGCGAAATTAAAATCACAACCCCAACACCCGCCACCAGCGCTGCTGCTGCTCTGGTTTCATTAACAGGCGATCAAACGTCTGTCGCAAGGCTTTTTTATCCACCGGTTGCAGACGCAACGCTTCGGGGTCGCTGGGCAAACTTTCATCCATAAACAAACCCGTCAGCTTGCGAGACAGCCGCACCTGATCTTCGTGCTCCATCAGCAACTCTTGCACATGGGCTGCGCCGCGAAACTGCATCTTATGCACTTTAGTGAGATTGGCGTAAATGCCGTCGATGTCTTTCCACTTGATCAACAGACGCACCGCCGTGGCTTGGCCGACATTGGGGATACCCGGAATGTTGTCCACCTTATCGCCCATCAACGCCAACATATCGGCAATCTGCTCCGGCTCCAAGCGATACTTTTTCTTCACCCCAGAACGGCTCAAACGCACCTTGCGCGCATAGTCCCACCACTCATCTTGCACCCCCACCAACTGGGTCAAATCTTTATCGGCAGTAAGAATGATCGAACGACACTCAGACCCACGCAAGCGCGTGGCCAAGGTGGCGATAAGGTCATCGGCTTCGTACTGATTGCTGGTAAAACTGACCATCCCCAACGCGGCAACCAACTCACGGCAAAGGCCAAATTGATAACGCAGCTCTTCGGGAACCGGAGAGCGATTGGCTTTGTAATCGGCAAACAGCGCCCGACGCACGCAGCGCGATTTTTTCTGATCAAACGCACAAACCAGATACTCGACGTACTCTTTTTCCAGCAGATCCAAGAGAAAATCAGCAAAGCCGTGCAGCGCATTCAGCGGTCGCCCTTCACTGTCTTGACGCGAATAGGGATAGCAATGCCAGCCGCGAAAAATATAGATGCTGGCATCAATCAGATACAGGGCTTTCAAATCAGACTTTCCTCGCCACACCCGAGGCACGCGCCGCTGCCGCCACCGCCGCCGGTACCGTTTTGATCAAACGGGGGTCGAAAGGCTTAGGGATAATGTACTCTTTACCCAGCACCATCGACTCGACCCCGTAGGCTTTCAACACCTCTTCCGGCACCGGCTGATGAGCAATCTCGGCAATGGCATGCGCCGCCGCTACCTTCATCTCCTCCGTGATGGCACTGGCGTGAACGTCCAGCGCGCCACGGAATAAGAAGGGAAAACAGAGCACGTTATTCACCTGATTGGGGTAATCGCTGCGCCCCGTGGCCATGATCAGATCATCCCGAGTGGCGTAGGCAATCGCCGGATCAATTTCAGGATCAGGATTGGAAAGGGCAAACACAATCGGTTTCGCCGCCATCGAAGCCAACATCTCAGCGGTGACCAGATTCGGCCCAGAAACACCGATAAAGACATCCGCTCCCACAAAAGCATCGGTCAAGGTGCGCGCTTCGGTGTCACGCACAAAAGGTTGTCGCCATTGATCAATGTCATCTCGACCGCTGTGCAACACGCCTTTGCGGTTCACCATCAGAATGTTTTCAATTTTGGCCCCCAAAGCAACGGCCATCTTCATCGAGGCCACCGCTGCCGCACCGGCACCGAGACAGACGATCTTTACCTCCTCGATCTTCTTGCCCTGAATCTGCAACGCATTCAACAAACCAGCGGAGATCACAATGGCGGTGCCGTGCTGATCGTCGTGAAAAACCGGAATATCCAAGCTCTTGATCAAGGCCTCTTCGATCTCAAAACAGCGCGGCGCGGCGATGTCTTCCAGATTGATGCCACCAAAGGTATCGGCGATGCGTTCTACGGTTTCGATAAAGGCTTTCGGTTCAGTGACATTGACCTCAATATCAAACACATCCACATCGGCAAAGCGTTTGAACAGCACCCCTTTGCCTTCCATCACCGGCTTGCCTGCCAGAGCACCCACATCACCCAAACCCAACACCGCCGTGCCATCGGTGATCACCGCCACCAAATTGCCTTTGGCGGTATAACGATAGGCGGCACTGGGATCAGCTGCAATCGCTCGCACCGGCACCGCCACCCCTGGGGTGTACGCCAAAGAGAGATCCTCTTGGGTTTCGGTAGGCTTGGTGATCTCGGTGGCGATTTTGCCTGGACGAGGAAATTCATGATACTCAAGGGATTGACGTTCGAGGTTCTCTTTCATGCTGATCTCCGACATAACATTAAGGGTGCTGAAACAAAAAAGGCACCCGAAGGTGCCTTTCTTTTATCACGGAAATGCGTTCCGTTAACCGTATCTGCGACGGAACTTGTCCACCTGTCCAGCGGTATCCATGATTTTCTGTTTACCGGTGTAGAAAGGGTGACACTGAGAACAGACCTCAACGCTCAACGCCTCTTTCGCAGAATAAGTTGATTTGGTTTCAAATTTGTTGCCGCAACTACAGGTCACAGCGATTGCTTCGTATTTGGGGTGAATCTCCGGCTTCATCGCAGGATTCCTTATAACTCAGTTGTGGACAAAAAAGGAGGTGGAGTTTACAGCTCAGCCCACCCTTCTGCAAGGGCTAAATAAAGAGGAATTCAGCCTGTGGATAACTTTGTGGACAACTTTCACTGCCGGTTCTTTAAGAGCGTAAATACACGGTAAAAAACAGGCTAAAAAAACAGGCTAAAAATAAAAAAACAGTTTTATTTCAATGAATTAGTGAATTAAAAAAAGCAATGTTTCAAGCTAAAAACCCACTGCAAGGAAAATAAAACACCAGAGCAGAGGCTGTGCGTAAAGCCGAGCATTCTCTTCTGTTATGATAGCCGCCACTGTTTATTGAAAGGTTTTTGTAATGTCCAGCACAGCTCCAAAGGTCGGTTTTGTCAGTCTCGGTTGCCCCAAAGCACTGGTGGATTCAGAACGCATCATCACTCAACTGCGCTCCGAGGGCTACGATCTGGTGCCCGATTACAGCGGTGCCGATCTGGTGGTGGTCAACACCTGCGGTTTTATCGACCCTGCGGTAGAAGAGTCCTTAGATGCCATCGGCGAGGCGCTGGAAGAGAACGGCAAAGTGATCGTCACTGGCTGTCTGGGCGAACGTGCCTCTGAAATCACCGACGTGCATCCCAGCGTCTTGGCCGTCACTGGCGCACACGCCTACAAAGAGGTCATGGATGCGGTACACACCCACCTGCCTGCCCCACACGACCCCTACAGCAGTTTGATTCCTCCGCAAGGGATCAAACTCACCCCCAAACACTACGCCTACCTGAAAATATCCGAAGGCTGCAACCACCGTTGCAGCTTCTGCATCATCCCCAGTATGCGCGGCGATCTTGAAAGCCGCGCCATCGGCGAGATCATGCAAGAGGCAGAAAACCTAGTCAAAGCCGGAGTCAAAGAGCTGCTCATCATCGCTCAAGACAGCAGCGCCTACGGTCTGGACATCAAATACCGCACCGGTTTTTGGAACGGCCAACCGATCAAATCGCGTTTTTACGAGCTGGCCAAGGCACTCGGTGAGCTGGGCATCTGGGTACGAATGCACTACGTCTACCCCTACCCGCATGTCGATAAAGTCATTCCACTGATGGCCGAGGGCAAAATTCTGCCCTATCTGGATGTGCCACTGCAACACGGCAGCCCGCGCATTCTCAAGGCAATGAAACGCCCCGCCGCCAGTGAAAAAGCCCTTGATCGAATTCAACGCTGGCGCGAAATTTGTCCTGACATCACCTTACGCAGCACCTTTATCACCGGCTTTCCTGGCGAGACCGAAAGCGAGTTTCAAGAACTGCTCGACTTTATCCAAGCGGCACAATTGGATCGGGTCGGCTGCTTCACCTACTCACCCGTTGAAGGCGCAAAAGCCAACGATCTGCCCGATCACGTCCCAGAAGAAGTCAAACAGGAGCGCCAACAACGTCTGATGGAACTGCAAGAGGGCATCAGCGGTGCGCGCATCGAACGCTTTGTCGGTCGCACCCTGCAGGTGCTGGTGGATCAGGTCGGTGACGGCGAAGCCATCGCACGCAGCCAAGGTGATGCACCCGAAGTCGATGGGGTTGTTTTTATCGAAGGCGGCGAACACCTGCCTGTCGGTGAATTTGCCCAAGTGGAGATCATCGGCACCGACATCCACGATCTGGTCGCACGTCCGGTTTAAATAATTAACGGATGTTACGCAGCAAAGAAGGCAAACAGTTTAGGACTGCGTAGGGCGGCACTAACCAAAGGGCAGTGCGCCGATAAAACCAAGCACCCCATCATGATTACAGTGATCTTGCTCGTCTCCGGGTCTTGCTCGTCTCCTGGGTCTTGCTCGTCTCCGGGTCTTGCTCGTCTCTGGGTCTTGCTCGTCTCTGGGTCTTGCTCGTCTCTGGGTCTTGCTCGTCTCTGGGTCTTGCTCGTCTCTGGGTCTTGCTCGTCTCTGGGTCTTGCTCGTCATTCTCGGGTCTTGCTCGTCATTCCCGCGAAGGCGGGAATCCATACAAGACGATCAAACTCTCATGTGGATTCCCGCCTTCGCGGGAATGACGGAAGTTACGGAAGTTACGGGAATGACGATGCACTTATTTTTTAACAAACGACCTAACATCAGTTAATTAAGAGTAAATCCCCCAGTGAGAAAAAAATGCTAACCCGGATTATTTTTAAAGCCAGCCTCAGCGTATTAATCATCCTAGCCGCCACCGGCTACGGCAGTTACCTCACCACCGGCCAACTGCCCTTTGGACTGGAAGGCCTGAGTGTTAAAAAAGTAACAACTCCGCTGCAAAATCAATTCAGCAGCCTAAAAAATCAAGTTGAAAACATAACCGGCAGCGAAAAAAACAGCAGCGAAAGCGGCATTTATAAATGGCAAGACCAACAAGGCGAGTGGCACTACGGCGACGCACCGCCCAACACCGCCAGCGCCACCCCAATGCACATTAATCTACAACAAAATGTGATTAATGCTGTGACTGCGAAAAAGCCTCAGCACGAAGAAAAACCCACAGAAACCAGCCAAGCAGAAGAACCTTCCAGCGGCTCGGCCTACAGCCCCAGCACGGTGAAAAAACTCTTCAACGACGCACAAGGCTTGCAAGAGAAACTCAATGGCCGTTTTGCGCAGCAGCAGGAGTTGTTAAAGCCGCAATAAACAACATCAGCCCTAAAAAAATCACAACCAGTAACAATCTCTGACCAACCCAAAAACGCCCTCCTCACCCCCCTTCTCCCACCTTGCAGGGGAAATAAAAGAGGCGTATAACCAAGCCACTTTGATCGCCCCCCTCAGATTTTGCTAAAAATAAGCCAAAGGTGTCGTCTATGCTCAAATGGATACAACGATTTTTACACTGCTGGAACCACAGCAACAGCCTAAAAACGCCTTCCCAAGCCAAAACAACCTCCTCAATCAAAACCCCAAAACCGGCTGCGGTACCTAAGCCCACACCGCCTGCCATCACTCTATTTAAAGCAGAACAACGCGCCTTTGAGCAGTTCCAACAGATCAGCGAAGAGACCCAAGCGGCGCTTAAAGGCATCTTCAAAGACCGCTCCCCCAGTGGGTTTCTCGCCTGCGGTTTACAAGAAAAAAACATCCTCAGCTTCTGGGACTACTGCAAAACCCGCCTGATCGAAAACCCCGATGACGAAGCCGAGCGGCTGGCGGCGCTGTTTGCGTTCTTTTTCCAGCGTTATTTGTTGGCTTACCCCAACGCCCAAACCCAAACCGTCACCGTCGGCGAACGTTTTGACCCCCTGCAACACATCCGCACCCCCAGCAGCCCCGTCAGCGGCACCGTTAGCCGCGTGGTGCTGGCAGGCTGGATCAACCGCAAAACCGATAAAATTGTTAAATTAAGCCTAGTGGAGCTAAGCGCATGAGTCACCCAACCCAAACCGTTCAACAAGCCCAACTGCCCAACACAGTCTTAGAAAACATACGGCCTGACCATGAAAATATACTGTCTGACTCTTATCAACAGATCTGGGATGAAACCGAAAAAAAAGCCGTGGCCTTGATGGCAAAAACGTGGGTGACGTTCTCCCGTGAGCATCTGCTCTACGACGACCGCATTCAAGCCCTCTGGAGTTACGACAGTAAGAAGAAACGACTTTTCACGCCAATACCATTAAATAACAGCGACAATTTAAACGCAGCTCACGAGGCCATCACTAAACAGTATGCGCACCACGGCGCGGCGATTCAACAGGCTCAGCTCAGCCCACCCACCGCCACCGAATTAAAAA containing:
- a CDS encoding 5'-3' exonuclease H3TH domain-containing protein, with product MKALYLIDASIYIFRGWHCYPYSRQDSEGRPLNALHGFADFLLDLLEKEYVEYLVCAFDQKKSRCVRRALFADYKANRSPVPEELRYQFGLCRELVAALGMVSFTSNQYEADDLIATLATRLRGSECRSIILTADKDLTQLVGVQDEWWDYARKVRLSRSGVKKKYRLEPEQIADMLALMGDKVDNIPGIPNVGQATAVRLLIKWKDIDGIYANLTKVHKMQFRGAAHVQELLMEHEDQVRLSRKLTGLFMDESLPSDPEALRLQPVDKKALRQTFDRLLMKPEQQQRWWRVLGL
- a CDS encoding malic enzyme-like NAD(P)-binding protein; its protein translation is MKENLERQSLEYHEFPRPGKIATEITKPTETQEDLSLAYTPGVAVPVRAIAADPSAAYRYTAKGNLVAVITDGTAVLGLGDVGALAGKPVMEGKGVLFKRFADVDVFDIEVNVTEPKAFIETVERIADTFGGINLEDIAAPRCFEIEEALIKSLDIPVFHDDQHGTAIVISAGLLNALQIQGKKIEEVKIVCLGAGAAAVASMKMAVALGAKIENILMVNRKGVLHSGRDDIDQWRQPFVRDTEARTLTDAFVGADVFIGVSGPNLVTAEMLASMAAKPIVFALSNPDPEIDPAIAYATRDDLIMATGRSDYPNQVNNVLCFPFLFRGALDVHASAITEEMKVAAAHAIAEIAHQPVPEEVLKAYGVESMVLGKEYIIPKPFDPRLIKTVPAAVAAAARASGVARKV
- the rpmE gene encoding 50S ribosomal protein L31 gives rise to the protein MKPEIHPKYEAIAVTCSCGNKFETKSTYSAKEALSVEVCSQCHPFYTGKQKIMDTAGQVDKFRRRYG
- the rimO gene encoding 30S ribosomal protein S12 methylthiotransferase RimO gives rise to the protein MSSTAPKVGFVSLGCPKALVDSERIITQLRSEGYDLVPDYSGADLVVVNTCGFIDPAVEESLDAIGEALEENGKVIVTGCLGERASEITDVHPSVLAVTGAHAYKEVMDAVHTHLPAPHDPYSSLIPPQGIKLTPKHYAYLKISEGCNHRCSFCIIPSMRGDLESRAIGEIMQEAENLVKAGVKELLIIAQDSSAYGLDIKYRTGFWNGQPIKSRFYELAKALGELGIWVRMHYVYPYPHVDKVIPLMAEGKILPYLDVPLQHGSPRILKAMKRPAASEKALDRIQRWREICPDITLRSTFITGFPGETESEFQELLDFIQAAQLDRVGCFTYSPVEGAKANDLPDHVPEEVKQERQQRLMELQEGISGARIERFVGRTLQVLVDQVGDGEAIARSQGDAPEVDGVVFIEGGEHLPVGEFAQVEIIGTDIHDLVARPV
- a CDS encoding DUF4124 domain-containing protein is translated as MLTRIIFKASLSVLIILAATGYGSYLTTGQLPFGLEGLSVKKVTTPLQNQFSSLKNQVENITGSEKNSSESGIYKWQDQQGEWHYGDAPPNTASATPMHINLQQNVINAVTAKKPQHEEKPTETSQAEEPSSGSAYSPSTVKKLFNDAQGLQEKLNGRFAQQQELLKPQ